In one Rutidosis leptorrhynchoides isolate AG116_Rl617_1_P2 chromosome 8, CSIRO_AGI_Rlap_v1, whole genome shotgun sequence genomic region, the following are encoded:
- the LOC139861572 gene encoding nuclear transcription factor Y subunit B-1-like has translation MADGPGSPGGGSHDSGGEQSPHSNIREQDRFLPIANISRIMKKGLPANGKIAKDAKDTVQECVSEFISFVTSEASDKCQKEKRKTINGDDLLWAMATLGFEDYIDPLKAYLTRYRELEGDTKGSARGGDGSNKKDTVGAQLVPNAQYTHQGSYTQGMNFLNSHV, from the exons ATGGCGGATGGACCGGGAAGTCCGGGCGGCGGGAGCCACGACAGCGGCGGCGAACAAAGTCCTCACTCAAACATCAGAGAACAAGATAGGTTTCTTCCAATTGCTAACATAAGCCGGATTATGAAAAAAGGATTACCTGCAAATGGAAAGATAGCTAAAGATGCTAAAGATACTGTTCAGGAATGTGTTTCTGAGTTCATCAGTTTCGTTACTAGCGA GGCTAGTGATAAGTGTCAGAAAGAGAAGAGGAAGACGATTAACGGTGACGATTTGCTGTGGGCGATGGCTACTTTAGGTTTTGAAGATTATATCGATCCTCTTAAGGCTTACTTGACTAGATACCGCGAG TTAGAG GGTGATACAAAGGGATCTGCAAGGGGTGGAGATGGATCTAACAAGAAAGATACAGTTGGAGCTCAGCTTGTTCCAAATGCGCAG TACACCCATCAAGGATCTTATACACAAGGCATGAATTTCTTGAATTCACACGTCTGA